TGTAAATTTTCAAATGAAAAAATTCATGTACTTTTGTCTTTTATCTCTTTATTTTTGGGTATAATTAATCGGTTTTTAAAAGATACGCTTATCTACGGTATTGCTGCAGTATTGCCAAGAGCAGTCAATGTTTTTTTGGTAAAACTGCATACTTCTTCTCTGGGAGTTGATAAATATGCGATCAATACCGATTATTATGTATATGCTGCTTATTTAAATGCCTTATTAACATACGGAATGGAAACTGCTTTTTTTCGTTTTTTTTCCGGAGAAAAAAAGAAAGGAAAAGTGATCTCCACTTCTTTTATAACCCTTCTTGTTACAAGTTTGATGTTTTTGACTACAGGTTTGTTTTTTAGCGAAACATTGGCTATATATTTTGGGTTTAAAGATCCTGTTTTTCTAAAATTATTAATTTGGACCATTACTTTGGATACCTTGGTGGTAATCCCCTATGCTTACTTAAGGGTTACCCATGAACCAAAAAGATTTACCTTATTTAAGGTAATTAACATTGCTGTTTTTGCAATATTAAACGTGTTCTTTTTATGGGCAATACCCTATGGTATACAAAACAATATTTCTTTTCCGGAGTTCTTAATTGACTATTACCATTCGCATCCTAAAGTTTTATATATTTTTGTTTCGGGCACCATTGCAAGTGCTGTTACTTTTTTGTGTTTATTGCCTGTTATTTTTAAATTTAAATTTGGTTTTGACATACTGCTTTTAAAAAAAATGCTATCATACGGCTTGCCTGTTATGGTGGGCAGTTTGGCATTTGTTACCAATGAAAACCTCGATAAGCTTTTATTGGGAAATATGCTGGGCGATGCAACAATGGGAGCCTATGCCGCCTGTTATAAATTGGGGGTTTTTATGACACTGTATATCATGGCTTTTCGCCTGGGTGCAGAGCCTTTCTTTTTTAATACCGCCGCTAAAAAAAATGCCAAAGAAACTTATAGTAAAATACTTATCTGGTTTAGTCTTATTGGGGCTTTCTGTATGCTGGTTATTGTTGTTTTTATTGATTTTTTTGCACATATTCTCCTTGGAAAACCGGAATATTTTGCAGCACTGCAAATAGTCCCCATTATATTATTGGCAAACTTATTTTTAGGGATTTATAACAATCTGTCCATTTGGTATAAGCTGACGAATAAAACGGTGTTTGGAATGTTTTTTTCTGTTTTAGGAGCTGTCATAACTATTGGTTTCAATATGATGATGATCCCTAAAATAGGATTTATGGCTTCTGCCTGGGCAACACTTATAACATACGGAACCATGATGGTGCTTTCTTATTGCTTTGGCAGAAAACATTATCCTGTAAATTACCAGCTAAAAAAAATGGGCTTTTATATGGCTATTACTATTATTTTTTGTACCGTTTCATTTTTGTATTTTAGAGAAAATTATGTAGTTTCAATAGCTGCCGTTCTGTTATTTCTCCTCATGGTATTTACTTTTGAGAAAAAAGAGATTTTAAAC
This window of the Flavobacteriaceae bacterium genome carries:
- a CDS encoding oligosaccharide flippase family protein; translated protein: MGIINRFLKDTLIYGIAAVLPRAVNVFLVKLHTSSLGVDKYAINTDYYVYAAYLNALLTYGMETAFFRFFSGEKKKGKVISTSFITLLVTSLMFLTTGLFFSETLAIYFGFKDPVFLKLLIWTITLDTLVVIPYAYLRVTHEPKRFTLFKVINIAVFAILNVFFLWAIPYGIQNNISFPEFLIDYYHSHPKVLYIFVSGTIASAVTFLCLLPVIFKFKFGFDILLLKKMLSYGLPVMVGSLAFVTNENLDKLLLGNMLGDATMGAYAACYKLGVFMTLYIMAFRLGAEPFFFNTAAKKNAKETYSKILIWFSLIGAFCMLVIVVFIDFFAHILLGKPEYFAALQIVPIILLANLFLGIYNNLSIWYKLTNKTVFGMFFSVLGAVITIGFNMMMIPKIGFMASAWATLITYGTMMVLSYCFGRKHYPVNYQLKKMGFYMAITIIFCTVSFLYFRENYVVSIAAVLLFLLMVFTFEKKEILNTIRHK